GGCACCATTTAAAATCATTTGTGAACTAATATCCAAGCCTTGTTGATCTTCTGGCCACATCAAAACGACACTTCTCCCGCATGGATCAAGCCCCGTCAAACGCATGATCACTGTTTTATCCAGCACCAAATCACTAAATGTTTTTTTGGCATCTTCCCCGAAAGGCTGACGTAAATCGGGAGTATCTATTCCCGCTAAGCGCACATACATTTTACCATGCTCGGTTAACACTAACGCAATATTACCACTGAATACTTTAATAATTTGCGCGACAATCACACTATTATCTGCAGAGTTTGCCGGCGTCGCCGTAGGATTGGCAATTACTGTCAAAGGGGATAGTAAAAAGCACAGAATTGCGATGCTCTGTTTTAACATAATTAACATCCGTTTTAAGTCTTCCTTTTTTTATTCTAGCAGGAGTTGCGCACAAGTGCGAAACTCCTGTCTAAGTAAGGTTGATCGCAAAAATCAGTCAACTTGCTATTGGTAATAAATGGCATTACACTAGTTTTATCGAGAACACGCTGAGAACACACTATGCTAACGGAAGCACAACGCCGAACGTATCACTTTATTCTCAATTTTTTTGATACCCATCACAAATCTCCGACGCTTCCTGAAATTGCTCAAGGCATCGGCATTAAATCACGAGGAGTAGTTCATCGCTATTTACAAGCGTTAATCCAAGAGGGGTTAATTAAATCATTGCCGCGTCGTCATCGTGGCATTATGTTAGTGGAACAATCCACTCAACCTATTTCAATTCAACTGCCATTTATCGGCCAAATTGCTGCGGGTTCTCCGATTGAAGCCATCGCCCAACAAGAAACCATCGATGTCACTCAATTTTTGCAAAAGCCAAATTTATATGTGTTAAAAGTGAAAGGAAATTCCATGATTAACGAAGGCATTTTTAATGATGATCTAGTCATTTGCGAATCCTCTCAACAAGCCAAGAATGGCGATATTGTAGTCGCACTCATTGATAATCAAGATGCCACGTTAAAACGCATTCACTATAATGCGGATAATACTATCACTTTAATTCCAGCCAATAGCGAACTCTCCCCTATCACCTACGCAGCATCCCGCGTGTCTGTGCAAGGAATTTTTGTGGGTTTATTGCGGTTAGCTTCTTAGAGCTTGTTCAAAGTCTCTAATCT
This region of Legionellales bacterium genomic DNA includes:
- the lexA gene encoding transcriptional repressor LexA → MLTEAQRRTYHFILNFFDTHHKSPTLPEIAQGIGIKSRGVVHRYLQALIQEGLIKSLPRRHRGIMLVEQSTQPISIQLPFIGQIAAGSPIEAIAQQETIDVTQFLQKPNLYVLKVKGNSMINEGIFNDDLVICESSQQAKNGDIVVALIDNQDATLKRIHYNADNTITLIPANSELSPITYAASRVSVQGIFVGLLRLAS
- a CDS encoding thermonuclease family protein, with product MLKQSIAILCFLLSPLTVIANPTATPANSADNSVIVAQIIKVFSGNIALVLTEHGKMYVRLAGIDTPDLRQPFGEDAKKTFSDLVLDKTVIMRLTGLDPCGRSVVLMWPEDQQGLDISSQMILNGAAWVYRQYANNKYLLSLEEKARETKSGLWSLKADDQVPPWEWRKRARFRGITPSDACPQETTQNHYSQEW